CTCATAGATTATTCGTAATCGCGTTAAAGAGTTTCCATCCTGTCTGTACTGTTAAATGCCGTCTTTACTACTTTGGACTTACGTTTTTTGAACCACATCTACAGATTCGAATAGGTGCGTGGGCAGCTTAATGCCGTTTAGAATGGGAATTGTGAATGTATTAGCTAGTCCTACACCCTGTCTCACATGTTGGGCTTTTTTGTTGCGTTAGAATAACGGGGTTGTAAATTCTATCGGTGGTGAGCATTTCAGATTTCCCAGTTCATGCAAGTTTTCCATTTGCTGGAACCGCATTTCGCGGTATGAGATAGGATGTGACTTTTTCACCACGTTGGATGTTTCCGGACATCAATTCGCTACATGTGTGAAATCCGTGCTTTTATGAACAATAGGTACTTCTTGATTAACAGTCACTTCAAGGCTAATGATAATCGATTTGACCATAATTCCGTGCTACTTGTATCCGACAAGCAGCATTCAACATGACATACTCAGGGAGCCAAGCGATGAACTTAGTGACCAGGTTGACCATTTTAGGTTTTCTAGTCTTAATCATGTCGAACGCACTCTCTGCACAAAATGAAGATGAAGACGATCTATTATCTGATGGCACTTTTGCCGGACTGAAACTACGCAGCATAGGGCCGGCTTTCATGTCGGGTCGCATTGCCGATATTGCTATCAATCCCGATGATCCCAGTCAGTGGTACGTTGCGGTAGGTTCCGGCGGTGTCTGGAAGACACATAATGCCGGCACCACCTGGCAACCAATCTTTGATGATCAGCCATCTTATTCCATAGGATGTATCACGCCAGATCCTTCGAATCCATCTGTTATCTGGGTAGGTACCGGTGAAAACGTGGGTGGTCGACACGTGGGTTATGGTGACGGCATTTACCGCAGCATCGATAGTGGTGTCAGTTGGGAGAATTTAGGTCTAAAAGAATCACGTCATATTTCGAAAATAATTGTGCATCCGGATAATTCGGATATCGTGTGGGTTGCCGCCCAGGGGCCATTATGGTCAAAAGGTGGTGATCGCGGACTTTACAAGACCAGTGACAGTGGCGGAGAATGGGAAAAAGTGTTAGGCGATGATGAATGGGTAGGTGTAACGGACATTCTGATTGATCCGCGGAATCCGGATCAGCTCTATGCCGCTACCTGGCAACGTCACCGTAATGTCGCCGCCTATATGAGTGGTGGTCCGGGTTCGGGTATTCACCGTTCAGGCGATGGTGGAGAAACCTGGGAGAAGCTTAGCGACGGTTTGCCGGGTTCCAATATGGGCAAAATTGGTCTGGCCATTTCTCCGCAGAATTCTGATGTCTTGTATGCTGCCATCGAACTGGATCGCCGAACTGGTGGTGTCTTCCGTTCCGCCAATCGCGGTCATTCCTGGGAAAAACAATCTGATGCGGTTTCCGGTGGTACAGGCCCTCATTATTACCAGGAGCTCTACGCCAGCCCGCATCAATTTGACCGGATCTACCTGGCGGATGTCCGAATCCAGGTCTCAAACGATGGCGGCAAGACGTTCACCCGCATGAAGGAACAATTCAAGCACGTGGATAATCATGCCCTGGCGTTCCGTGCAGATGATCCGGATTACTTGCTGGTGGGAACAGATGGCGGTTTGTATGAAAGTTTTGATCTGGCAGAAAACTGGCGCTACATAGCCAATCTACCGGTTACCCAGTTTTACAAAGTCGCAGTGGATGATGCCACACCATTCTACAACATTTACGGTGGCACGCAGGATAATTCCACTCAGGGTGGTCCTTCACGTACGGTCTGGACGCGCGGTATTCTAAACTCGGATTGGTTTCTTACTGTTGGAGGTGACGGGCATCAGCCGGCGACGGAACCTGGCAATCCGGATATCGTCTATTCTGAATCCCAGCAAGGTTTTCTGTCCCGCATTGACGTTACCACCGGTGAGATTCTTCTGATACAACCGCAGCCGGAAGCCGGTGAAGATTATGAACGATTCAATTGGGACTCTCCGATTCTGGTCAGTCCGCATTCGCCCACCCGTATATATTTCGCGTCACATCGCGTATGGCGTTCCGAGAACCGTGGTGACAGCTGGACGGCTATTTCAGGTGATCTGACCCGCAACCAGGAACGTATCGCACTCAAGATTATGGGACAAACCTGGAGCTGGGACGCCCCGTGGGACCTTCTGGCGATGTCGACCTACAACACCGTCACCTCACTGGCCGAATCACCCTTACAGGAAGGCCTGATTTATGCGGGAACGGATGACGGCCTCGTTCAAATCAGTGAAGACGGGGGCACAAACTGGCGCAGGGTGGAAGTGGGCAGATTTCCAAACGTACCCAAAACCGCCTTCGTCAACGACATAAAGGCCGATTTACACGATGTAAATACAGTATACATCGCCCTCGACAATCATAAATTCGGTGATCTCAATCCCTATCTGCTAAAGAGCACGGATCGTGGCAAAAGGTGGAAGTCTATAAGAGGAAACCTGCCTGATCGTACACTGGTTTGGCGCCTGGTACAGGATCACCTTGAACCTAACCTGCTTTTCGCCGCAACCGAGTTTGGCATTTACTTCACCATTGATGGAGGAGATAAGTGGTTGAAACTCAGCGGTGGGGTGCCGACCATTTCGTTTCGCGATCTCGCCATCCAGCGCCGCGAAAATGACCTGGTTGGTGCATCCTTTGGTCGCGGCTTTTATGTATTCGATGACTACAGCGTTCTGCGTCACATTTCGGAAGAACAGTTGAAACAGGAAGCCACCTTGTTCCAACCCCGCAAAACCTGGTGGTATATTCCGCGACAACTTAGTGTCATTCAAGGTGCGTCCCAATATACAGCCCCTAACCCACCTTTCGGTGCCGTCTTCACATACTATCTGAAGGATGCACTAACAACCCAAAAGGCTATCCGTCAGAAAAAGGAAAAAGAACAGCTCGATAAGAAGCAGCAATTGGAATTCCCGGGCTGGGACGAAGTTGAAGCTGAACGAAGGGAGGAAG
The Candidatus Neomarinimicrobiota bacterium genome window above contains:
- a CDS encoding glycosyl hydrolase codes for the protein MNLVTRLTILGFLVLIMSNALSAQNEDEDDLLSDGTFAGLKLRSIGPAFMSGRIADIAINPDDPSQWYVAVGSGGVWKTHNAGTTWQPIFDDQPSYSIGCITPDPSNPSVIWVGTGENVGGRHVGYGDGIYRSIDSGVSWENLGLKESRHISKIIVHPDNSDIVWVAAQGPLWSKGGDRGLYKTSDSGGEWEKVLGDDEWVGVTDILIDPRNPDQLYAATWQRHRNVAAYMSGGPGSGIHRSGDGGETWEKLSDGLPGSNMGKIGLAISPQNSDVLYAAIELDRRTGGVFRSANRGHSWEKQSDAVSGGTGPHYYQELYASPHQFDRIYLADVRIQVSNDGGKTFTRMKEQFKHVDNHALAFRADDPDYLLVGTDGGLYESFDLAENWRYIANLPVTQFYKVAVDDATPFYNIYGGTQDNSTQGGPSRTVWTRGILNSDWFLTVGGDGHQPATEPGNPDIVYSESQQGFLSRIDVTTGEILLIQPQPEAGEDYERFNWDSPILVSPHSPTRIYFASHRVWRSENRGDSWTAISGDLTRNQERIALKIMGQTWSWDAPWDLLAMSTYNTVTSLAESPLQEGLIYAGTDDGLVQISEDGGTNWRRVEVGRFPNVPKTAFVNDIKADLHDVNTVYIALDNHKFGDLNPYLLKSTDRGKRWKSIRGNLPDRTLVWRLVQDHLEPNLLFAATEFGIYFTIDGGDKWLKLSGGVPTISFRDLAIQRRENDLVGASFGRGFYVFDDYSVLRHISEEQLKQEATLFQPRKTWWYIPRQLSVIQGASQYTAPNPPFGAVFTYYLKDALTTQKAIRQKKEKEQLDKKQQLEFPGWDEVEAERREEAPQIWLTVKDNEDYVVRRIEGVNQKGFYRIAWDLRYPATDAISNVADIEGSYIGAMVAPGDYAVTLSKQEDGVITDLSESMHFRVERMYEGALAGKDPQETASFWKETERLNKSTTAASRKLSKAIERVSLLQKALTRTPAAPGNLDSELHQLKRSLMEIDERLNGNRSKRQIGEKTKPTIAGRQNVASLGTFGSTYGPAPLHRRSLEIAAAEFQELRKDLEEIVDVKLPRVEKALRDAGAPWIEGQAIPEY